From Candidatus Eisenbacteria bacterium:
CAACGCCGTTATTGTGGAGGGCATCTTGAGAAAAGCCCTCCCGCCTGGAATCTAGGAGGAGTTTTTGATGAGTTGGGCGCCGGCGGCGGCCATCCTGGTTTCATTGATAGCCGCTGTCCTTATCATTTTGAGCCGCCGCCATCCGAATCTGCGGGAGGCGTGGACGCTCATTGCGGCTGTTGCCAAGCTGGCGCTTGTCATCTCCATCCTTCCCTCCATCCTGAGCGGTGGGATCATCGAACTCCGAATTCTCAGGATCGCGTCGGGACTCGATCTCTCGCTTCGCGTCGACCCGCTGGGTATCATCTTCGCCCTGGTCGCATCGAGTCTCTGGCTGCTGACATCCTTCTATTCCATCGGCTATATGAGGGGATCCGGCGAAAAGAAGATGACCCGCTATTTCGCAAGTTTCGCCGTCTGCCTCTCCGCCACCATGGGGATCGCCTTCGCCGGCAATATTCTCACCTTCCTGCTCTTCTATGAAATTCTAACGATCGCGACCTATCCCCTGGTCATCCACAAGGAGACCGAGGAAGCGATCGCGGCCGGCCGAAAGTACTTGGTTTATACATTATCGGCCGGTCTATGTTTTCTGGTGGCGGCCGGGTGGACCTATCATTTGACGGGCACCCTTGATTTCAAGAGCGGCGGATTTCTCAACAGTGTCCTGGAATCAGGCGCGGCGAGTCCCCGACAATTGCTGTTCCTCTTCGGCCTCTTTATCGCCGGGGCGGGAGTCAAGGCCGGCCTTATGCCGCTCCACGCCTGGCTGCCCTCGGCCATGGTGGCGCCGACGCCCGTCAGCGCATTGCTTCACGCCGTCGCCGTCGTGAAGGCGGGTGTCTTTGCGGTGGTGCGGATTGTTGGATTCGTTTTCGGCCCCACCCTCCTGAAGGAAATCGGCGCCTGGCAAATTTTGGCTTGGATTTCAGGTTTAACATTAATCATCGCATCCCTTATAGCGATGGGACAGGACAACCTCAAGCGCCGGCTCGCTTATTCGACGATCGGCCATCTTTCCTATATCGTCTTGGGCGCGGCGCTGCTCAGTCCGGCCTCTTGGACCGGCGCACTGTTGCATATCGTCAATCATGCCACGATGAAGATCACACTCTTCTTCTGCGCCGGCGCGATCTATGTCCAAACGCATAAGACCCAGATCAGCCAGCTCAACGGAATCGGCCGGCAGATGCCGATCACCATGGCGGCCTTTACCATCGGCGCGCTGGGATTGGCGGGAATCCCGCCCATCAATGGTTTTGCCAGCAAGTGGTATCTTGCGAAGGGAACGCTCGAGGCGGACCAGGCTGTTTTCTTGGTGATGCTCCTCTTGAGCGGCGTCATGAACGCGGCCTACTTCTTTCCGATTGTGCATGCCGCCTTCTTCCGCTCGTCGGAGGACCACCAGCGCCGTTCCGAGGCGAGCCTTTGGATGGTGGCGCCGCTTGCGATCACCGCCCTGGTCTCGATCATCCTCGGCGTCTATCCCAACGCGCTTTTCCGATTCCAGTACCTCGCGCAGACCGTCGCGGCCGCCGTCGTGGGAAATGGACCATGAAATTAAAGAAACCGACAACACGGCAATTATCCGTCGGAGGGTTTCTCGCCGCGGCGTTGATACTCGCCGGGTTCCTCATGCCGCCGGGCCATCACGCACAAACGGCGGAAGCGCCCGGGCATGAGATGATGACCCAGACAGAGAATCACAGCCTCGAAGAGGTCCACGCTTCCGGGAATCAGGGCGCCGAAGAAACACCCGGCTCCGAGGATCATGGAGGCGGATGGCTGGAGTTTCCGGCTTTCTTCGCCCTTTTCGGTTTTGTCGGGTGCCTTCTGTTGATCATTGTGGCAAAGAGCTTGGGCGCCTTATTCCTTCAGCAAAAGGAGGATATCTATGACTGATATGCCTCCCGCACTGATTCCCTTGGTCGGGGCCATTCTGCTGCCGTTGCTGCCGAAACGGCTTCGCGGATTTTTCTTCCTGGCGCCGCCTGCACTGTGTCTCTATTTGCTGACACGGCTGCCGCAAGGTTCCAGCGCCACCTGGGAGTTTCTATCTTATACATTGCACCCTCTCGTCGCCGATCGCCTGTCGCTGCTCTTTGGATCGATCTTCAGCATCATCGTTTTTATCGGCGGGGTCTACGGCCTCCACCTCAAAGACCGGTTCCAACAGACGGCGGCCCTCTTATACTATGCCGGCGCCATGGGCGTCACCTTCGCCGGTGATTACTTGACCCTCTACGCTTTCTGGGAACTGATGGCGGTCGGCTCGGTTGTCCTGATTTGGGCGCGGCGAACCGAAGAATCCTCCCGGGCGGGCGGACGGTATATCCTGGTTCATCTCGCCGGCGGCGTGATCCTTCTGGCAGGCATCCTGCTTCAGATCCAGAACAGCGGATCCCTCAGCATCCAATCCTTTCTGCCGGGCTCCGGCGGGACGGCGGCCTGGCTGATCCTGATCGGTTTCGCCCTTAATGCGGCGGTGCCCCCGCTGCATGCCTGGCTGCCCGACGCCTACCCCCGCGGCACGGTCACCGGATCGGTCTTCCTCAGCGCTTTAACAACGAAAACCGCCGTCTATGTCCTCATCCGGTGTTACTCGGGCTGGGAGGTTTTACTCTGGGCCGGCGTCATCATGTCCCTCTACGGCGTGATCTACGCGATTCTCGCGAATGATATCCGCTTGATCCTCGCCTATCACATTGTCAGCCAGGTCGGATTCATGGTGGCCGGAATCGGCCTGGGAACCGAGATGGCCATCAACGGCGCGGCGGCTCACGCCTTCTGCCACATTTTGTACAAAGCTCTGCTCTTCATGGGAGCGGGGACCGTTCTTTATCAAACAGGGCACAGCCGGCTGACGGACCTCGGCGGATTGTCAAAGAGGCTGCCCGTCGTGCTGATTCTCTATATGGTCGGCGCCGTTTCGATCTCAGGCCTGCCCCTCTTCAACGGTTTTATCAGTAAATCGATGACGATCAGTGCAGCCGAGCAGGCGGGTATCATCCCCGCCTTCCTGCTCCTGGAACTGGCCTCGGTCGGAACCTTCCTCAGCGTCGGTCTGAAGCTGCCCTATTTCACCTGGTACAGCTCTCCAAAACAGGGGCCATCAAAAGAAATTGAAATTAATCCGGCGCCGAAAAATATGATTTTGGGGATGAGCCTGGCCGCGGCCGCCTGCTTTCTGTTGGGCGTCGCTCCCGGTCTCCTCTACCGTTTTCTTCCTTATCCTGTCCACTACCAAGCTTACACTCCCGCGCATGTGGTGGGAGCGCTGCAACTTCTCTTTTTCGCCGGTGTCGTCTTCTTCTTCCTCATCCCGAAACTCTCGCCGAAACCGGGCTTCCTTATCGATACCGATTGCGCCTACCGTATGCCGGCGCCCCTGGCGCGTTTGTTGTTTGTGAAATATGTCGTCTCGGCCTTCGAGAATGTTCAAATCGGCGGCAACCGGCTGGCCGCGGCCCTGGCCCGGAGAAGCAGGAATCCCGTGGCTTTTCTCTCGGGTTTTGTCGGCCGCCCGGTGGACAAGACCCAAGCCTTCGATCCCGATCGCCAGCGGCCGCCGATTCAGGTCGCCATCTCCCTGACCCTTCTCTTCGTCGTCGTGATGGCCCTGTGGATCACCCTGCGTTGAAGGGTTTCATCCGCGGCCGTATACAAACCCTCTAACCTTTTATGTAAGTGCTTTTTAAGCCGGCGCCTCATGACAGCGGCCTATAATTGTGCTATCCTTTCTTTACACCTGAGGGTGGCAACCACCCTTCTGTGGCCGTGCACTTCGCTTACCGGAGACACCCTATGGATAGGCATAGCCTTCTTCATCCCTTTCCAAGACATCTCCCCCTCTTCCCGCGGGTGCTGGCGCTTGCGGCGCTGATGCTCGGCCTCTTGCATCCCCCCGCCCTGCAGGCGCTCGAGATGGCCTTGAACTGCGGCGGTAATACTTTTATTTCTGAGACCGGCATCACCTATGTCGCCGATCGCGCCTACACGGTTGAGAACGGATTCGGTTATACAAACGGCGGCGCGGCGTCGAATTGGCATCCCATCGGAGGGGCGGACACCGACTCCGCGCATTACTCCACACTGCGATCGAACTTCATCGAGTATCGATTCGATGTTCCGAACGGCGACTATCTTCTTCGCATCCGCACCGCGGAACATGAAAAACACGGCCCTGGTGAGCGGATCTGGTGGATATGGTCGGAAGGGCATACGGTCATCGATTCGGTTGATATCTTCGCTGAAGTCGGCCGCGATTTCGCCATCGATTACCAATTCCATATGACGGTCACCGACGGGCAGCTCAATGTTTATGGGGGCAGCTACGCAGCGGCGGTGATCCTCTCAGGTATCGCCGTCGTCTCGAGGCAACCGGATTCACAGCCGCCGGCGACCCCCGGGGATTTTCAGATTCTCGATAGTTACCGCGAGATTAATCTCAATTGGGATCCACCGGCCGATGATGATTTGGCGGGGTACAGGATCTATCGCGCCACCGCTCCAGGCGGTCCGTATACACAAATCAAGGAGAGGCTCGATCTCGTCTCGAGATATATCGATCGGGGGTTGGATCCGGCGGAAACCTATTACTATTACATGAAGGCGGTCGACGTTTACGGCAACGTGGGCGCGCCCACCGCTATCCTGTCGATCTCGCCTCTGGACCCGTTCAATTCCGAGCTTCGAACATATGAGCTGACCGTCGATCCCGCCGACATTCTTCTCATGAATCTGAATTTCGCCGAGAACTATTACGTTCCCTGCATCCTGGATTGGGACGGGCAGCAATGGACCGATGTCCGGATCCGCTACAAAGGGAGCTTTGTCCGTTCTCTGTTCAAGAAATCGTATAAGTTGAATTTCACCGATACTAATTTGATGGAGGATCGCGAGCTGGTTCACTTAAATTCCGAGGTTGACGATCCCTATCTCACGCGGAATTACATGACCATCCGCGCGCACAAATTGGCGGGATCGGAGGCGGTTGATTCACAGTTTTTCCTTTGTTTCCTGAACGATCGTTTTCTCGGTCTCTATCATGATCTCGAGCAATACGACGAGCATTACCTTGATAAGCGTCCCTGGCTCGATCGCGGCGCCAACCTCTACAAGGCCGAAGACGGCGCCACCTTGGAATATCTTCCCAACATCAATGACTATGAGATCTATTACGACAAAACGACGAATGAAGCGGAATATGACTGGACCGATCTTTCCGATTTGACCTTTGCTATCGATACGTCACCGGATGAAGACCTCTTCTCGGAATTG
This genomic window contains:
- a CDS encoding monovalent cation/H+ antiporter subunit D family protein, with protein sequence MSWAPAAAILVSLIAAVLIILSRRHPNLREAWTLIAAVAKLALVISILPSILSGGIIELRILRIASGLDLSLRVDPLGIIFALVASSLWLLTSFYSIGYMRGSGEKKMTRYFASFAVCLSATMGIAFAGNILTFLLFYEILTIATYPLVIHKETEEAIAAGRKYLVYTLSAGLCFLVAAGWTYHLTGTLDFKSGGFLNSVLESGAASPRQLLFLFGLFIAGAGVKAGLMPLHAWLPSAMVAPTPVSALLHAVAVVKAGVFAVVRIVGFVFGPTLLKEIGAWQILAWISGLTLIIASLIAMGQDNLKRRLAYSTIGHLSYIVLGAALLSPASWTGALLHIVNHATMKITLFFCAGAIYVQTHKTQISQLNGIGRQMPITMAAFTIGALGLAGIPPINGFASKWYLAKGTLEADQAVFLVMLLLSGVMNAAYFFPIVHAAFFRSSEDHQRRSEASLWMVAPLAITALVSIILGVYPNALFRFQYLAQTVAAAVVGNGP
- a CDS encoding Na(+)/H(+) antiporter subunit D, which gives rise to MPPALIPLVGAILLPLLPKRLRGFFFLAPPALCLYLLTRLPQGSSATWEFLSYTLHPLVADRLSLLFGSIFSIIVFIGGVYGLHLKDRFQQTAALLYYAGAMGVTFAGDYLTLYAFWELMAVGSVVLIWARRTEESSRAGGRYILVHLAGGVILLAGILLQIQNSGSLSIQSFLPGSGGTAAWLILIGFALNAAVPPLHAWLPDAYPRGTVTGSVFLSALTTKTAVYVLIRCYSGWEVLLWAGVIMSLYGVIYAILANDIRLILAYHIVSQVGFMVAGIGLGTEMAINGAAAHAFCHILYKALLFMGAGTVLYQTGHSRLTDLGGLSKRLPVVLILYMVGAVSISGLPLFNGFISKSMTISAAEQAGIIPAFLLLELASVGTFLSVGLKLPYFTWYSSPKQGPSKEIEINPAPKNMILGMSLAAAACFLLGVAPGLLYRFLPYPVHYQAYTPAHVVGALQLLFFAGVVFFFLIPKLSPKPGFLIDTDCAYRMPAPLARLLFVKYVVSAFENVQIGGNRLAAALARRSRNPVAFLSGFVGRPVDKTQAFDPDRQRPPIQVAISLTLLFVVVMALWITLR
- a CDS encoding CotH kinase family protein; amino-acid sequence: MDRHSLLHPFPRHLPLFPRVLALAALMLGLLHPPALQALEMALNCGGNTFISETGITYVADRAYTVENGFGYTNGGAASNWHPIGGADTDSAHYSTLRSNFIEYRFDVPNGDYLLRIRTAEHEKHGPGERIWWIWSEGHTVIDSVDIFAEVGRDFAIDYQFHMTVTDGQLNVYGGSYAAAVILSGIAVVSRQPDSQPPATPGDFQILDSYREINLNWDPPADDDLAGYRIYRATAPGGPYTQIKERLDLVSRYIDRGLDPAETYYYYMKAVDVYGNVGAPTAILSISPLDPFNSELRTYELTVDPADILLMNLNFAENYYVPCILDWDGQQWTDVRIRYKGSFVRSLFKKSYKLNFTDTNLMEDRELVHLNSEVDDPYLTRNYMTIRAHKLAGSEAVDSQFFLCFLNDRFLGLYHDLEQYDEHYLDKRPWLDRGANLYKAEDGATLEYLPNINDYEIYYDKTTNEAEYDWTDLSDLTFAIDTSPDEDLFSELAGLIDLEAMYTYYATQLILQNLNFEDHNYYLYHDLDLNKWTFLPWDTSFTWGNLGGFSLATTYLRPPSYGTQDNRLLERIFDNDFMRRRYLDRALWLMNTDLSSAVRDSLILDAYNQIIEAGQRDWNKWLWENNDVFVNQLTTMTAWSANRENYLRSHIPVYRQDPEIYVNEFMASNNTTISDDFGEFDDWIEIYNSTPEPISLQGYYLTDDLTWGSKWAFPNTILEPYGRLILWADGQPQQGSLHTNFQLSTWGEEIGVFHYDVQMGLQPVDALGFGEQSSDISYARRCDGSVTWEFQAEPTPNGPNCEISDAPEPAAGALTGACLEIGGLHPFLERGIFSLNLPRTTSATLAIHDVTGRRIRTLIDGPVAEGPQKVTWDGRNQQGAQVAPGLYWALLQTPDRRESVKFILLHP